The following DNA comes from Moritella sp. F3.
ATGAGAGTTACCCATTTTAACGGCGCCAAGTCCTAACCAGGTAGCATAAACACCACGTGTTAACGCCACGTAGAGTAGGCGTAAGTCTTCGGCCAAGCGTTCTTCATCCGCTTGCTGTTTCGCTATTTCGAGTGCATCGGCATCATCTAAATCAAGGTGCACATAAGTATGCCCATCTTGATGATAAAGCGGCGTTGATGCTTGTCTGGTCGCACAAATAAATGGCAGGAATACTAAGTTATATTCCAGTCCTTTGGATTTGTGAATAGTCACAACCTGCACCAAGTCTGCTTCACTTTCTAAACGTACTAATTGCTCTTGTGCATCACCATTCGGGTTTTCAATTTTTTCACCGAACCAACGGAATAAACTGTATTCACCATCAAGCTCTAAACTTGCTTCTTGCAATAGTTCACCTAAATGCAGAACGTCAGTTAAACGGCGATCACCGCCTTGAGCAGATAGCATGATTGCCGCGATATTTTGTTTATTCAGTAACAATCTTAATGCCGGTAAGAAACCTTGCCACTGTAAGGTTTTTTGGTAGAGCTTAAATTCAGCAACCGTTTGCTCCCACACTTTTTCATCGTTACTGAGCTGGTCTAACTCAATGGCCGGTTTTTCAAAAATAGATGTCGCTAATGCCGCTCGTAATAACCCCTCATCTTCAGGATTCAATATAGCTGCAAAGATATGGTACAACTCGCGCGCTTCACGACTAGCGAATACACTTTCGCGATTCGACATATACACACTAGGAATAGATAAAGCATCAAACTGATCACGCACTAATTTAGCTTCAGCACCAGTACGTACAAGAATGGCAATATCACCTGCTTTTATCGGACGTCCCGATAGCATGGCATTACCTTGCTGGGCATCCGTCAATAAGGTCGCAATTTGGTTCGCTGTCGCCTTGGCATAAACTTGTTGGTATCGACCCTTGGTGATATTTTTTTGGTCTTCCTCTTCATGCAACCACAGTTGTAGCGCCGCTGGTTCAATACCATTTAATAATAAGGGTTTGCTTTTACCGTGTGAATCAACGGGCTGGAAACTGATACTGTCTTCATAAATAAACGGCTTATTGGCATGTTCAAATACGCGGTTAACCGCACTAACCATCGAACTCGAAGATCGCCAGTTTTTAGCTAAGGTATAATGAGCCTCAACATTTTTACGCGCTTGCATGTAGGTAAAAATATCAGCGCCACGGAAACTATAAATCGCTTGTTTCGGGTCGCCAATCATGAACAAACCAGCACCGTCTTGCTTGCCATAAATGGTATTAAAAATATCGTACTGTTGTTGATCAGTATCTTGGAATTCGTCAATCATCGCGATTGGATATTGGCTGCGAATACATTCCGCTAAACTAACAGCTTGGTCACCAGTTAATGCATCTGATAACCCAGACAGTAAATCATCAAACGATAATAGCTGTGATTGGTTCTTAGTTTTCATCACACGTGCACGCACGTATTCAACGGCTTTAACGATGAAACAATCTTTAAGTGACAAAGGTTTTTCTAATAGCCGTTCAATATCATCAAATACTTGATGCTCTGGTGATGCTTTACCCTTTTTGGTTTTCGTCGTTAACGCATGTTGAGAAAACTTAACCAAACAATCAGGCAGATCATTTTGAGTGGTTTCTGATTGCGACCACGTCAGCATTTCATGTAACCATTTCGATATGCTCGCAGGACGGTAGCTATTACCGTTTAAATTTCCTGCTTGAATCAACTCACAAAGATCGCCTACGTTTTTAAACCACGAGGCTTTGACCTGCTGAATCGAGGCCACGAGTTTGTCGTAATCCTCAGCAATATCATCACAGCTTGTTTTGGCAATAAACTCAATATCGGTATTAGATAGGTATCCAGCAATGTCTCGTAATAGCGCTTGAGGCGATGACCAAAAACTATGTACCATATCCACCATGCCGTCATTATAGCGATAGAAATGGCTACGCCAGAAGTCAGCAACGGCATTAAACTTTAGCTGTGATTCATCGGTAATGAATTCACTCTCAAATAATGCCCCCGATTCAAATGCATTTTGCTTAAGCATGCGCTGACAAAAACCATGAATGGTATAAATAGCCGCTTCATCCATTTGTCTTTCTGCAGCTAATAGTAATTTTGCACAACGCCCGTAATCTTGCTCTTGAATATCTGCCAGCAGCAAGCTGATCACAGGGTCGCTACTGTGACTAATGCTAAATGCGATCCGCGCTTGATGAATACGGGCGCGAATGCGATCACGTAACTCCGCAGTAGCCGCTTCCGTAAAGGTTACAACTAATATTTGTTCAACTGTGAGAAGTTGGTTTTCACCGTCTTTTTGATAAGCATTTACGCCGCCATGCCCTAAAAGTAAACGCAGATATAAACTGGCGATAGTGAATGTTTTACCCGTCCCAGCAGATGCTTCAATAAGGCGTTCTCCATATAAGGGAAACGTCATTGCATTTAGAATATTTACATCAGCCATTATTCAACATCCTCTAGGTAATCAAATATCGGAAATAGTGTGGTTTCAGAGGATGCTTTCATCAAGTCATAAACGTCATCATTTAAACGTGGAAAACTGCGCTGTAAGTAATCATCCGCATTTTCACCCATGCGGTTATAACCACCTTCGAAATTTAACAATGCTTCAGCACGTAATTTATATTCATCAGGTTCAGAACTTGAACACATGGCTTTTGCCCAACCCCAGCCCGTTTTTGGAAATAGCGCAAAAGGCTGGCAACAACCATCGCTATATACTTCGAGTAACTGAAATAATAATTCCCGCGCTCGAGATTGCTCAATTACTTTCAGGCGTTGTACGATAGGTTTGCCCGCGGTTAAATGAACTAAAGTAGTCGGCATCGGATTTTTAACACTAATACAAAAGCACAAGTGCTCTAACCAAACTTGTAAGTAATCTTTACCATTGAACCCGCTTGGCTTATGCCGTACCAAACCACCGTTATATACTTGTTTTAACCAACCAACTAAGCGCCCTGATATCAGTGGAATATCAACTTCGATATCATCATTACTATTAGTTAACAGAGGTGTTAATACCTGAGCAAGCTGGCTTACCGTCGCCACTTCTTTGTTTAATGATATTTGTCCAAATCGGCCTAAAGGCAGACTACCAGAGGCAACTAACCGAGCTGTCACCAGTGCAACATCACCGCCCGCCAATTCTGTTTCTAGCAATTGTGCTTTAAGGTGATATTTTTCTAAATTATCAACATCAAAAGGTTCATCATCCAATACATCAAGACTTGCTTGGTTAAAGTAAACTTTCAAACGTCGGTTAAAGAAATACTTGGTTGGATGACGGTAGAAACGCAGTAACTCCGCAAGCTCAATTTCTTGAGTATCATCGTTAACAGCTAATGCAGGCAAAGGTTCACTTAAGAATTCTCTTAACTCAACATTGGGCGCTAATGCGGGTAACCACTCTTTAGCGAATGACGTTGGCGACTCTGGATTGAAATAACGCGCATCAAAAGGCTGCAGTGCATGATGATTAATTAAATGATTCAGTAAACGCTCTGATGATTCATCTGGTGAAAGATGTTCATCACCCGCAATACAAAAGCTTTGCTGACAATACTGTAATAACTCAGTAATCAATACAGATGGCAAACGTTCACTCTTATCGCGAATGCTGTTACCTATGTAGCTAATGTATAATTTACTTTGTGCTGAAATCAACGCTTCTAAAAATAGATAACGGTCATCATCACGACGACTACGATCACCTTGCTTGTGATCATTCGCCATTAAATCAAAACCCATCGGTGGAATCGAGCGTGGATAAACACCGTCATTCATACCAAGTAAACAAATGACTTTAAACGGTATTGAACGCATTGGCATAAGCGTACAAAAGTTAACTTGTCCGGCGAGGAATTTTT
Coding sequences within:
- the recB gene encoding exodeoxyribonuclease V subunit beta; amino-acid sequence: MADVNILNAMTFPLYGERLIEASAGTGKTFTIASLYLRLLLGHGGVNAYQKDGENQLLTVEQILVVTFTEAATAELRDRIRARIHQARIAFSISHSSDPVISLLLADIQEQDYGRCAKLLLAAERQMDEAAIYTIHGFCQRMLKQNAFESGALFESEFITDESQLKFNAVADFWRSHFYRYNDGMVDMVHSFWSSPQALLRDIAGYLSNTDIEFIAKTSCDDIAEDYDKLVASIQQVKASWFKNVGDLCELIQAGNLNGNSYRPASISKWLHEMLTWSQSETTQNDLPDCLVKFSQHALTTKTKKGKASPEHQVFDDIERLLEKPLSLKDCFIVKAVEYVRARVMKTKNQSQLLSFDDLLSGLSDALTGDQAVSLAECIRSQYPIAMIDEFQDTDQQQYDIFNTIYGKQDGAGLFMIGDPKQAIYSFRGADIFTYMQARKNVEAHYTLAKNWRSSSSMVSAVNRVFEHANKPFIYEDSISFQPVDSHGKSKPLLLNGIEPAALQLWLHEEEDQKNITKGRYQQVYAKATANQIATLLTDAQQGNAMLSGRPIKAGDIAILVRTGAEAKLVRDQFDALSIPSVYMSNRESVFASREARELYHIFAAILNPEDEGLLRAALATSIFEKPAIELDQLSNDEKVWEQTVAEFKLYQKTLQWQGFLPALRLLLNKQNIAAIMLSAQGGDRRLTDVLHLGELLQEASLELDGEYSLFRWFGEKIENPNGDAQEQLVRLESEADLVQVVTIHKSKGLEYNLVFLPFICATRQASTPLYHQDGHTYVHLDLDDADALEIAKQQADEERLAEDLRLLYVALTRGVYATWLGLGAVKMGNSHNKMHLNAMGYLLQQGEECKDTEFKTCVEKLAEQPVDELRAYVAIVEPPLAAVPAYQPVVEQVVTYQAKTMTNPISKNWWVTSYSALSRHRSNGNAGNSHSSYDASLELPGFDVEVNTEKDEEQEMNWDIFSFPRGAAAGTLLHTVFEHIDFANVDADALTEQILQLLEREGYDIAWLPILLELVNQVLDCPLQDGFSLRQLTPSQKKVEMEFFMPISSLNCDDLNVLIKQHDGLSQQAGELDFQQVSGMLKGFIDLVFVYEGRYYVLDYKSNHLGDSQAEYTADAIDHVMIEHRYELQYQLYTLALHRFLRSRIPDYDYQQHFGGVYYLFLRGVRVETGNEYGVFFTKPSLDFIMQLDDLFLGELA